The nucleotide sequence AGAACCGCTCCGTGCTCACTGCGGAGTCGCTGCAGCCTCCGTCTCACAACCCTGCTCCTTGTGCCGGTTCGAGCTGGAACACGCTGTCGTCAGACCACGGGCCGCCCGGAAGCGGCATGAAGTTCGTCAACCAGGAGTGGTCGAAGACGATTCGAACACCGAGTTGATCCAGGTCCGGAAGACGATCGTCACGCAACGCGGGTGTCCACGGACAGCCGTTGATCCCCATGCACAGCCAGCCCCCGCCGGCCTTCGGGACATACACGTTGCTGGTGCTGCACTGTCCTTCGCTGCCGATGGCACATCCCAAAGTTGCATCTGCAGGATCCCCGTTGCTGTCGGCCTTGTAGATCCAGACGGCCTGCACAGTGGACGAGGTCGTGTCCGCCAGTGCCTCTTCCACTGCGCTGAGGACGATCGCGTCCGCCGCGGCGGTCGTTCCGGCCGCCGAGCCGATGCGAGCACCGGTGCGTGCCGCGTTGGAGACCGACAGCCAGTCGATGAACGCGAAGCCGAACTCCGCCACACCAAGCGCCAGCACCAGCAGGATCGGCAGCACGAACGCCGCCTCGATCGTGCTGGCCCCGGCCTCGCGCTTCAGGAAGCGTCTCATCCGAACACCTGCGGTTCGATGTCCATGATCACCGTTTTCTTCCAGTCCGTCGGCCCGATGGAGAACAGGCCGGTCACCCACTGGTGACGAAACTCGATGGAGACCTCGATGCGGTCGGTCGGTGTCGATATTCTCCGACTCCCAGGGTCCCATCCGGGCTGGACGTAGGCGGGCTCGGTTGGATCAGGGCACGGTGTCCAGCGACATGGAGTGCCACCATTCCACGCGTACGCCGTCTTCTCGCTCATGTTGTCCGGGTTCGCCACCGAGACGCTGACGAGATTGGTCATGCCGGCGGCGGTCATGGCGCGTTCGACGGCGCGAAGGATCTCGATGTCGGCAGCCGCGTCGTTCCCGGCCACGGCCCCGACTCTGACGCCTTCCCTGCTCGCGTGACTGATCGAGAGCCAGTCCTTGAAGGCCAGGCTGAACTCCATGATGCCGTACAGGACGGTGAAGAGGAGTATCGAGATGATGGCGAACTCGACGAGGGTTGCACCGCGCTCGTCCTTCATTCGGTTGGCAGGGTGCGGGTCATACAATTTCGCCCCGATGGATGCTACTACTCTAAGTGGTGATAATACTGCAATAGGTGGTTGGCTACAAGGGGTCATCTGGAGTCCACCGGAGTCTTCGACCGGTGTCTCGAGGCTCCGGCGCGTCTCCGCGGTTTCGGTGAGGGGGGCGATGGCCGTGAGATGAGGGTTCGTGTCGATCTGAGGTCCCGGCGATGGGAGGTGCGTCCGCGTTCCGATCGCCGGCAGCGGCGGATTCGAGTCGGAGGAGGGGTCCCGATCAGGGCCCCTCCTCCGTTCGACGGCGGTTATTGGACCGTCTGTCCGGTCCGCTTCCTGTTCTTGAGTTTCGCTTTGACGTAATCCAGGTTCATCATCGCGATGAAGTCGATGGAGATGCTCTTCGGGCACGCCGCTTCACACTCACCCTGGTTGGTGCACGAGCCGAAGTACAGCTCCATCTCGTCGACCATCGCTTCGACCCTCGTCCAGCGCTCCGGTTGGCCCTGCGGCAACAGGTTCAAGTGTGCCACCTTGGCGGCGGTGAACAGTTGTGCCGCACCGTTGGGACACGCGGCCACGCAGGCACCGCATCCGATGCAGGCCGCAGCGTCCATGGCGGCGTCCGACGCCGGCTTGGGCACCGGGATCAGGTTGGCATCCGGGGCGCTACCTGCCCGGATCGTGATGTAGCCGCCGGCCTCGATGATGCGGTCGAGCGGACTGCGATCGACGACCAGGTCCTTGACGATCGGGAACGCCTTCGCGCGCCACGGTTCGACGAAGATGGTGTCACCGTCGCTGAACTTGCGCATGTGGAGCTGACAGGTTGCCGTTCCATTCTGCGGTCCGTGGGGATGGCCGTTGATCACCATGCCGCACATCCCGCAGATGCCTTCGCGGCAGTCGCTGTCGAATGCAACCGGCTCTTCGCCCCTGGAGGTGAGCCGTTCGTTGACGACATCGAGCATCTCCAGGAATGACATGTGCTCACTGATGTCTTGTACTGGGATCGTTTCGAACGCGCCGGGAGCATCGGGTCCGTCCTGGCGCCAGACTTTGAGTGTGACGTCCATTACTTGTAGCTCCTTTGCGAGAGCGCGACGTACTCGAACTCGAGCGGCTCCTTGTGCAGAACCTCCTCGATCTCGCGGCCGATGCCCTTGAACTCCCAGGCGGCGACATACGAGTACTCGTCGTCGTTGCGGAGCGCCTCACCCTCCTCCGTCTGGCTTTCGACGCGAAAATGGCCGCCGCACGACTCTCTCCTGTCGAGTGCGTCGAGCGCCATCAGCTCCGCCAGCTCGAAGAAGTCCCAGACTCGGCCGGCGTTGGCCAGCGCCTGGTTGAAGCTCTCGTTCGTGCCGAGCACCTTCAGGTCCGAATGGAACTCCTCGCGGAGTGCCCGGATCATCTCCAGGGCCTCGGTGAGTCCCGCTTCGCTGCGTTCCATGCCAACGTGTGTGACGAGGATCTTGCCGAGCTCCTTGTTGAACCACGTGGCCGTATGGGTTCCGTCGACCGAGAGGAGATGATCGAGACGGTCACGAACCTCTCGCTCGATCTGGACGAAGGCTTCGCCTGTGACGTCCATGGGTTTGGTGCCCAGCAGCGGTGCCAGATAGTTGCCGATCGTGTATGGGAGCACGAAGTAGCCATCGGCCAGACCCTGCATCAGCGCGCTCGCTCCGAGGCGGTTGGCGCCGTGGTCGGAGAAGTTTGCTTCGCCGACCACGAACAGCCCCGGGATGGTGCTCATCAATTCGTAGTCGACCCAGAGGCCACCCATCGTGTAGTGCGTTGCGGGGTAGATCCGCATCGGCACCTCGTACGGGTTCTCGTCCGTGATGCG is from bacterium BMS3Abin02 and encodes:
- a CDS encoding TadE-like protein; this encodes MRRFLKREAGASTIEAAFVLPILLVLALGVAEFGFAFIDWLSVSNAARTGARIGSAAGTTAAADAIVLSAVEEALADTTSSTVQAVWIYKADSNGDPADATLGCAIGSEGQCSTSNVYVPKAGGGWLCMGINGCPWTPALRDDRLPDLDQLGVRIVFDHSWLTNFMPLPGGPWSDDSVFQLEPAQGAGL
- a CDS encoding TadE-like protein, translating into MKDERGATLVEFAIISILLFTVLYGIMEFSLAFKDWLSISHASREGVRVGAVAGNDAAADIEILRAVERAMTAAGMTNLVSVSVANPDNMSEKTAYAWNGGTPCRWTPCPDPTEPAYVQPGWDPGSRRISTPTDRIEVSIEFRHQWVTGLFSIGPTDWKKTVIMDIEPQVFG
- the frdB gene encoding fumarate reductase iron-sulfur subunit; translated protein: MDVTLKVWRQDGPDAPGAFETIPVQDISEHMSFLEMLDVVNERLTSRGEEPVAFDSDCREGICGMCGMVINGHPHGPQNGTATCQLHMRKFSDGDTIFVEPWRAKAFPIVKDLVVDRSPLDRIIEAGGYITIRAGSAPDANLIPVPKPASDAAMDAAACIGCGACVAACPNGAAQLFTAAKVAHLNLLPQGQPERWTRVEAMVDEMELYFGSCTNQGECEAACPKSISIDFIAMMNLDYVKAKLKNRKRTGQTVQ